One window from the genome of Pirellulales bacterium encodes:
- a CDS encoding efflux RND transporter permease subunit, producing the protein MNAVIRASLRNPYAVTVFALTIVILGVIAVRSIPIDILPVFKAPAVQALTFYTGMPAESVEKDITSRMERWTGQAAGTTRQESRSIVGASVVRNYYRSDVDPNGALTAVSSLATGALPTMPPGTLPPVILPFDPTGTTPACLVALDSKTQSEAILYDTGRYEVRQFIMSQPGAVAPVVFGGKVRAVMAYLDREKMQARDLSPVDVMYALDRYNLFLPTGDAKIGKTDYAIDSNSMYDLIERMGDIPIKTEHGNAIYLRDVAKPTDA; encoded by the coding sequence ATGAATGCCGTAATTCGAGCCTCGCTTCGCAACCCGTATGCCGTGACGGTCTTCGCGCTGACGATCGTCATTTTGGGCGTGATCGCGGTGCGCTCGATTCCGATCGACATCTTGCCGGTCTTCAAGGCCCCGGCCGTGCAGGCCCTCACGTTCTATACGGGCATGCCGGCCGAGAGCGTCGAGAAGGACATTACGTCTCGCATGGAGCGTTGGACCGGTCAGGCGGCCGGCACGACGCGGCAAGAGTCGCGATCGATCGTGGGGGCGAGCGTCGTGCGAAATTATTACCGCAGCGACGTTGATCCCAACGGCGCCTTAACGGCCGTCAGTTCCTTGGCGACAGGGGCCCTGCCTACGATGCCGCCCGGAACGTTGCCCCCCGTGATTCTGCCGTTCGACCCGACGGGCACGACGCCCGCTTGCCTGGTGGCGCTGGATAGCAAAACGCAAAGCGAAGCCATTCTGTACGACACCGGCCGCTACGAAGTGCGGCAGTTCATCATGTCACAGCCGGGCGCCGTTGCGCCTGTCGTTTTCGGCGGCAAGGTGCGCGCCGTCATGGCCTATCTGGACCGGGAGAAAATGCAGGCGCGCGATCTGTCGCCGGTGGACGTGATGTACGCGTTGGACCGGTACAACCTGTTCCTGCCCACGGGTGACGCCAAGATCGGCAAGACCGACTACGCGATCGATTCGAACTCGATGTACGACCTCATCGAGCGGATGGGAGACATCCCGATCAAGACAGAGCACGGCAATGCTATTTATTTGCGCGACGTGGCCAAGCCGACCGACGCG
- a CDS encoding efflux RND transporter periplasmic adaptor subunit: protein MPTAKVKLASGTKARLTPRGLAMVAAAACLVIVVLLAWRMRANTPAATAQPPQQHAETAPAPSTASEVHADVVTPNPHGLGRKTVQPGTVHAFEYADLFAKTSGYLGEQSVDIGDHVKRGQLLATIDVPELKAGVDEAQASLARAQSAVAQTEARLLTQRAEAKASLAMIKQSESDVLKAKAQVVYRGSQYDRIKSLVLSQSVEKKLEDEQRDAYESSKAALQAAQASVDNAQAQSDAAQARVKQAEADVEHAKAEVEVAKAVLEKAQVLWDYTNIKSPYDGVITARHFHRGAFILSADQGGTVPLLTVARTDLMRDVIQVPDTDVPYVNKGDKATIEIDALPGKTFVGEVSRMASSENPRQKTMRVEVDLPNPDSLLREGMYGGATIELEPPSEALTVPSSALVEKTDSKHGKIYVVRDGKAQLLSVTLGQDDGRHMEILKGLDAKDQVIVSYRGKIEEGAPVVVSEAAEKKH, encoded by the coding sequence ATGCCGACCGCTAAAGTGAAACTTGCTTCCGGTACCAAGGCGCGGCTTACGCCGCGCGGACTGGCGATGGTCGCTGCCGCGGCATGCCTGGTGATTGTCGTGCTGCTCGCCTGGCGGATGAGAGCGAATACGCCTGCGGCGACAGCGCAGCCACCACAACAGCACGCCGAGACAGCACCCGCGCCATCCACCGCCAGCGAGGTCCACGCCGACGTGGTGACGCCCAATCCTCATGGCCTGGGACGCAAGACGGTGCAGCCGGGCACCGTACACGCCTTTGAATATGCCGACCTGTTTGCCAAGACCTCGGGATACCTCGGTGAGCAATCGGTCGACATCGGCGACCACGTAAAGCGCGGTCAACTGCTGGCGACGATCGACGTGCCCGAACTCAAGGCGGGCGTGGACGAGGCGCAGGCCTCGCTAGCGCGGGCGCAAAGCGCGGTGGCACAAACCGAGGCTCGGCTGCTTACGCAGCGCGCCGAGGCCAAGGCGTCGCTGGCTATGATCAAGCAATCCGAGTCCGACGTGCTGAAGGCCAAGGCGCAAGTTGTTTATCGCGGCAGCCAATACGACCGCATCAAGAGCCTGGTCCTGTCGCAATCGGTCGAAAAAAAGCTCGAAGACGAGCAGAGGGACGCCTACGAATCGTCCAAAGCGGCGCTCCAGGCCGCACAGGCGTCGGTCGACAACGCCCAGGCACAGTCTGACGCCGCGCAGGCGCGCGTGAAGCAGGCCGAGGCCGACGTCGAACACGCCAAGGCCGAGGTCGAAGTCGCAAAAGCCGTGTTGGAGAAGGCTCAGGTGCTGTGGGATTACACGAATATCAAGTCTCCCTACGACGGCGTGATCACGGCGCGGCACTTCCACCGGGGTGCTTTCATCCTTTCCGCTGACCAAGGGGGCACTGTTCCCTTGCTCACCGTAGCCCGTACCGATTTGATGCGCGACGTCATTCAAGTGCCCGACACGGACGTCCCGTATGTGAACAAGGGGGATAAGGCGACGATCGAGATCGACGCGCTGCCGGGTAAAACCTTCGTCGGAGAAGTCTCGCGCATGGCGAGTTCGGAGAATCCGCGACAAAAAACGATGCGCGTCGAGGTTGACCTGCCGAACCCGGACAGCCTGTTGCGCGAAGGTATGTATGGCGGCGCGACGATCGAACTGGAGCCTCCTTCAGAAGCTCTTACGGTGCCCTCGTCGGCGCTGGTTGAAAAAACAGACAGCAAGCACGGAAAGATTTACGTCGTCCGCGACGGCAAGGCGCAGCTGTTGTCGGTCACGCTGGGACAAGATGACGGCCGGCACATGGAAATCCTTAAGGGCCTCGATGCCAAGGACCAGGTTATCGTCAGTTATCGGGGCAAGATCGAAGAGGGTGCGCCGGTCGTCGTGTCTGAGGCGGCGGAAAAAAAGCATTAG